CGGTCGCCGGGTAGGCGGTACCGCGGTAGCGGACGACGATTGTGCAGTCGAACAGCGTTTCCGGCGCTCGGTCGCTGGTGAACGACACTCCATCGGCGACGATCTGGCTCGTCGTCAGCGCGCTACGTGGCCCAACGACCAGCAGGTTGCGCGGTCGATCCAGGCGCAGGACGAAGAGCGGCTCGCGGGCCGCGATGCCGAGTCCCCGTCGCTGACCGACGGTGTAGTGCAGCAGGCCGCGGTGGGTGCCGAGGACGTTGCCATCGCTATCGACGATCTCGCCGGGAGTGGTCATGCGCTCGGCTTCTTCGCCGAGGCGTCGCGCGACGAAACCTGCATGCTCGCCCTTGGCGACGAAGCAGATGTCCTGGCTCTCCGGCTTGTCAGCCACCGGCAGGCCGAAGCCGCGTGCCAGCTCGCGGACCTCTGTCTTGCGCAGACGACCGAGCGGGAACCTGATGTACGACAGCTGCTCCTGGTCGAGCGTGTGCAGGACGTACGACTGATCCTTGCGGTCGTCGATGGCCCGTAGCAAGTGGAACTGCCCAGCCTCGTCGCGCTCGATCCGCGCGTAGTGGCCGGTGGCCAGCCCGGTCGCGCCGAGCATGCGCGCCTTCATAATCAGATGGCGGAACTTGACCTCGCGATTGCATTCGAGGCAGGGATTCGGCGTGCGACCGGCAGCGTACTCGCTGACGAAGCGGTCGATGACGCCGGCCTCGAACTCCTTGGCCATGTTCATCGCGTAGAACGGCACGTCGATGCGTGTGCAT
This window of the Thermomicrobiales bacterium genome carries:
- the mnmA gene encoding tRNA 2-thiouridine(34) synthase MnmA, with amino-acid sequence MEKEYSVPTSKGTMTQRTIPLIPTSSPTATISQAPQCGRRTLPSVLPRLEPEAARALIERYDVGPIDGAGQTIVVAMSGGVDSAVAALVLRERGYRVLGVNMRLYNPPDEQGFINPCCSLDAMEDARATCTRIDVPFYAMNMAKEFEAGVIDRFVSEYAAGRTPNPCLECNREVKFRHLIMKARMLGATGLATGHYARIERDEAGQFHLLRAIDDRKDQSYVLHTLDQEQLSYIRFPLGRLRKTEVRELARGFGLPVADKPESQDICFVAKGEHAGFVARRLGEEAERMTTPGEIVDSDGNVLGTHRGLLHYTVGQRRGLGIAAREPLFVLRLDRPRNLLVVGPRSALTTSQIVADGVSFTSDRAPETLFDCTIVVRYRGTAYPATVEPGEAGKVVVHARGIESAVAPGQAIVFYQGDEVLGGGTIRATDAPGLSVAAAG